In Eremothecium gossypii ATCC 10895 chromosome V, complete sequence, the genomic stretch TGACTTTTTTGATAACCAGTGGTTCCGGAAACGCCTGCATGCTGGCGCGGTTTACATCACTTGTACTGCGCTTGTGCTGATACTGCCTTCCAGCTCTCGATTTTATTGAGCCTGTCATAATGAAGCTGGGAAGAGAATTCCGTATACGCACAGATTTTGAATGGGGCTGTAGACTAGCCGACCATTTTTTATCAGAAACACCTGAGTGGTTGCCATCCTTTGACAATAGTGGAGTGCTGCCCGAGTCCTTGAACTCGCTGTTCGGGGTGTCCGATCCTCGGAATCGATTCGCGGAAGAAAGCTTGTTGACCACCGAAGAGGAGTCGTCTGCCACTGTGTAGATAGCGAAGCCCCGCGTGCTAGGTACTGAGTAGTGCAGGTACTCAATAGGATTCATACCGGTGTCAGCAGAACTGTCCATGACGGCGTTGGGTCGGAAGTCGCTAGCACTGGAGTCGGAATACAGCAGGGAGGCCCCATATGAAGAGGCTGCATCCGATGCAAGTCCGCTCTCGCCACCCGCCTCATCATCGTCCGCGTCCTCCACATAGCTTGGCCTGTCGCTTCTCAGAGACGCACGCGCAGCAGAGGTGTTCCGTACATCCGCATCGTGGGGGGGATTCTCCGTCAGCTCCAGCGGCTCCAGGTCCTTCTGGTTGATGAACGAATCGATGATGTAGTCCTCCTCTGTCTCCGGGTTCCGCGGCTTGCCCAGTTTCGGAGGGGAGctctcctcctccttctgGCCCGCGACATGCCGCCCGTCGTGGTTCTGGATGTTGGCCTGCGGGTTCAGCGAGAAGTTGTCCAGGAAGTTGCCCTTCTTGATCGGCTTCGGCTTCGGCTCGTCGCTGTTGTTGGACACGTCGGGGTAGATACTGTCTCGCAGGTCCCCGTTCATGTAGAAAAAGCGCTTGTTGGCCTCCGCATCCAGGTCCTCGTTGTCttcctcgtcgtcgtcctcgtctATTATGCCCTCGAAGCCAAAGCTGCTGTCGTACAGGCTGGTCCGCCTCGGTGCGCCCTTCGGCGCGCCCTgcacgcgcagcgcgtccGTGCTGCTCTTCTTCCGGAAAATGCTGCGGAACCGCGACTTTCCCTTGACCGCCTTGGCCTTGCCGGGCCCCTGCGACGCGTCGTATTTGCTCTCCGACACCGTCGACGACACCGACGTCCCCGCAAAGCTCTCCTCCGACGCCCCGTTCACCGCCAGCACCGGCAGCTCCAGCCCCGCCCCCGCCGCGTCCTCCCTGCGAGCGCCCAGCACCCTGCTACTCCTCTCCACCACGCTTTCCGCCTTGTCCTCGTCCGCTCCCACGCGCTCCTCGCTCATCTTCTTGGTCCGCGGCATCATGCTGCCCAGGTAGCTCTCGGAGATCGGCGGCGACTCCAGATGCACCAGAAGGTCGTGTCCCTCGCGGTCCACATACAGCTGCCGCAGTGCCTCGTCTGTCGTGGCGTCTCCGTACGGCTTTATCACCCTTTTCATCTGGTCTTCCTCGGGACACCCTTTCAGAAAGCCTGCCCGCAGCCTGTTAAGCCTGGCGGCCACTGCGGAGTCCATGCTGCCCTTCTCAAACCAACTGGATCCAATTATGCTTTCAGACACTTTTTGACACGCCTTGTATTGAGTAGCTACTTGGCCATTTGCTTAGCGGTCTTTGTTGGGTGCTATTTCTTGCAGGCCATTTTTCACCAACCTCAACTAAAAAGTAAACCCAGTTTAGCTGCTCATCGCCTCTTCCGAACAGCACAAGATCGCTAGATTCCGCTGCTACGAGTATGGTTCTCTCATCGAACTGGAGCAAGCTCAGCAAAACTCAGGAGAAGAGGGTCAAGAAGGCAGAGCATGGCAAGAGCGATGGCAAGAGCGATGGCAAGACGGCCGGCGTAGGTAGCCGGGCATCGGGGACGCCTCCAGAAaccgcgcagcgccgcaaAAGCAAGGCCAAGACGTCTAAGATAATGGAGATGGTGGCCAAGATGAACAGGGAAATGGCGAACTCACGCCAGAACAGCGCAGAGAAAAATGAGGTGCAGAAGGGAGCGCTCGAGGAAAAGATATCCGTGGACATGGCACAGAGCGGCAAGGCGGGCAAGGTCGGCAGCGTGGGGAAATTTGTGGCGATGGACTGCGAGTTCGTGGGGGTGGGGCCGGACGGCAAGGAGTCGGTGCTTGCGCGGGTGTCGGTGGTGAACTACTACGGGCAGGAGGTGCTGGATCTGTACGTGAGGCCGAAGGAAAAGGTGACGGACTGGCGAACGTGGGTGAGCGGGATCACACCGGCGCACATGAAGCAGGCGGTGACGCTGGAGGAGGCACAGCGGAGGGTAGCGGCGATGCTCAAGAACCGCGTGCTGATCGGGCACGGGCTGCACCACGACCTGGAGATGCTGATGGTGTCGCACCCGAAGGCGCAGATACGGGACACCTCGATGCATGGGCCGTTCCGCGAGAAGTACGGAGCGGGCAAGACACCGAGCCTCAAGAAGCTGGCGCGGGAGGTGCTGAACATAGACATCCAGGGCAAGGAGCACTCGTCGGTGGAGGACGCCAGGGCCGCGCTGCTCCTGTACAAGTCGGATAAGGTTGAGTTCGAGCGGTTGCACCAGCAGCGATTTAGCCGCAGGAAGGCGTGAGCGTCGACCAGATGCGCAGGTTAAAGCAGCAATGCCCTTCGGGGCCTTAGGCTATAAATGTATCTAATGGTATGTATGTGTTGTTGAGCTCCTTCACAGAGATGAACACTGTGTAACATTCGACTCACCCCGATAAGGAGAGCATTTGGTCTACAATCTGGAGGGCGTGCACCTTTCTCGGGAGTATTGATTCTATCTGTTTTTCTGGCGAAAGCTCTGACTCTTTCTTCGCTGCATCTATATCAATGTCGGAGATGCCAGACAGCCCACGAGTAGCCAGGTGGTTTTGCATTTCCTGCTGGATGTCGTCCAGCTTCAGATAGTCCTTCTGAACCACCATCAAACGGATCACGAAGAAAGCGACGGTCACAGTGTTGGTGTTACTGACGTCGTAGGTGTTGATGCGGCCGAGCTCATCGCGGATCACGTTGTAAACTTTGAAGACCATGAACGGTTGCTTCACCACCAAGTGCTTCAGTAGCAACAGGAACCGGACCTTCCCAGGTTCGTCGGAGTTGCGGGATGAAAAGTACACCGCCCCCTGGTATAGCGCGAAGAGAGCGGTGTCACTGCCATTTTCCATCCACGACAGAAGCCGGGAGTCGATTCCCGTCGTGTCATCCAGGGATATGATTTCGGAGTCGGGATCCATTTCATTCAGCATCTCGTTGAAATGGTCGGGCCTCTGGACTAGGTAAATGAAAAACATGAATACCAGGTAATTATCATCCGCCTGGTAAGGCGACTTGTGGAAGGTCAACCTGAAAAACGTTATAAGTGCTTCAACAGCAGTGGTGCGAACAAATGGAATCAACAGACCCTTGGATAGATATGCCATCAAAATGTGTATGAAGTTCGCCTCGGTGAAGCGCATACCGTCAACCCTGCCCTGTTCATCCATCACAGCTTCCACAAACTGCCGTTCTTTGTACAGTTGAGAAAGAAGTGGCGGAGCGTTCTCACCCCCAGACGCTAAGCTCATTCTCTGTGCGCTATTCATCATCAACAGTAGACCACCTTGATATACCATAGACTTTGGCGAGCGAATATAAGTCGTTGAGAACCAAAACATCTGTGGTAGTAGCTTGGAGGTGGGCTGCAGACCATTGACAATCTTGCTGTATGCAAAGATATGGGAGATGGCATAAAATATTGACTCTTCTGTTATCCACGGAACGCTCAAGGTACGGAATGTCTGTCTCAATAGCTTGTAACATAAGTTGTCATTAATGCCATTCTTAGAGATTATACCTATTATCATCATAGCACGGGAGGAGAGGAAGGATTCCACATTAGTGACAACATCCATAATATATTTCAAGTACTTTGTCTTCCAGCATAAAACAGTACTATGATTAACTGATGCATTGCCCATCAGCTCCAATAAGTTGCTGATAAAATGCTCCAGAGTAGTGAATTTAGTCAAAAACGAAGATGGACTAAAGTTTTGCAATACACGGCCCTTGTCCTGGCTGAAACCGAACATAAACTTCAGTTTCTGGCGAGAAAGTGTAATTGATATCTTCTTCAAGTTTTCTTTTTGAGGTTCATATAGCCGTTCGTTATTAACAAAAGAATGGCAGACATTCATCAACAATCTATGCAATGCCGAACGTAATTCTGTGGGCCCCACATCAATTAAGAGGGATACGATACAAAGTATCTCCGAAAGATGTAATTGAGCGAGCAAGAGAGAATCAAAAAAGAGCGAGACAGCAACTTCAACCAAAATAATCAATTCCGACCAGCTATGGGTGCTTGTTTCTAACTGCAATGTGGGTAAAAAGGAATTGCTAATTTTTTGAATTTTCCGAAGCACAAGGCCACAAACCTCTGTGGTGGGGACTTTGGTTAATATCACAATTATCCTCTTCCATTCAGAGCCTTCTGACGCTCTATCAACACAGTGATGGATAACCTCGTCAAACAAAAGTTCCGTCAAATCGCCCTCCAGAAGAATATTCGAGAATATTAATTGCGCATACAGAATTGAATGCAGCTCTTGTTTCATTGTGATTCTTATGAGACGTCTAATGATCTGAGTGGTAATCTCAGGTCCTTCCTCATCATTCGCAAGATAAACGTATTCATATAGATTTTTAGTCCATGGCGAAAGCGCAATGAGAAGTGCTGTAATCTGTTTCTTATTGAGAACATTCTCCAGGAGATCTAGAGCATATGTCCAAATACACTCGCATAGTTCTGGAGTAGTAACTGCCAATGTGTTCAGTATGGAATTGTAGAAAGCCGAATTATCCCCCGAGACATAAACCTCTGGCGGGACAGTTAACTTATGCCCGCAGTCTAAATCAAAGGTAGACTGAGTAGCCGCCATCAAATTGTAGGCCACAGATTCAGCGGCATCGTCCTCGCTAGTTAAACCTACGAATACTATCATCAAAATGTGCCCAATTGTGTATGTCATATCTTTCCGTTTGTTATGATCGTGAGCCATGGAAGATACGCCAAATTCATCATCCCTGAACTCCTCTTCCAGTCTAACTTGCGAATAATAGAATATTTTTAATATCTCCAGGCACTTTGTGCTTGTAAAGATTAACTTGTTCCCGTCATCCATAATGATGGTGAACTCATACGGCACTCCAACTTCGTTTGATAGTCCTGTAGATTTAATCTCTGCAATATCATAAACGTCGTTAAAGTAAATATCCAACGCGGTTTCCATAATTCCAAGGTTGATGGACTTGGGGGTATCATGGATAACCTGAAAATGTTTGTTACCAATTTTTAGCGTTACAGGATAGAACTTTTTATCCTTTGAATTGTATACAGATGCGTCATGCAAAGTAACACGAACATCTGTATAAACCTCTAGAGAATAATCTGAAAGTCCAAGCATCGATATTGCTTTCGTGGGAGAATTGGAATTGATAAAATGATGCGGTATTTTCAGGCCGGATAAGTACCTTGCTTTGTCCCTGAAAATCGGTAACCATAGATCAAGAAGGTTTTCAGTCATATTATAATAGTAAAAACCAGTACAGTTCTTGGCAGCATCATGTGGTATCAATTTATAAAACAGGTTAGAGAGCTTCCGAACAGGCTCTTCATATTTTTGGCAATCGAAACCTGTGCAATCAATAACGCAATAATGACTCGTTGTCCAGACCTTCGAGTAAATCTGGAAGATCCGAAAGACCAGTGCGTCACTTTCACGCTTTAGGATTCTGTCACAAAGATGCCAAGTTAATACAATAATGGGGAAGCCATCCGGCGAGACGCCTTCGCGAACAAAAGGTGTATCTTCAGGAAGTATGTTCTTTAGAGAATGGCGGCTCATAAACTCATAGAGTTCCGGATTAGTATCCATGTGGTCCCTGATATAAGGAGAAATTGCACTCTTAAACTCCATACGAGGTTGCCCAAGCAAAGATAGTAGCCTATCAGCAAGGCGACAAAATTCTCGCAACCTCCCCATATCCTCTGCACTTTTCACATCATTTATAAATTCCCTTCTGATTTCAAACCCATGATAATACAAAAACCTGTGAAGCATATGGAAGTCGTCCACTGAAGCCCTGTTTTCCGGCTTGGTACGTATTTCAACCTTCCTAGTTGGATCAGAAATCTCCTTCAAATAGCAGAAAATCCGATCGCTGATAGTCTTCAAGAATTCCACTTCGGATTGCAACGCTGGCCATTTCAATGATGAGACGGATCCGTTCGCAATGTTTTGGATTACCTTCGCTAGGATCATGAACGACCGTCTCGCTTTTGGATAAAGTGGATCGGTTATACCCTCTGAATCAGGACTCACGAGAGCCGGGCAGAAAAACCTGAGGAAGATGAACGAACCCACTGCTATCTCTGCCGAATCAGGGAAGTTTTCTTTAACAGAAGAGTATATCGACTGACAGATGACAAAGAATTCTGGGGGAAAATCGGCGACTGAACCGACTATTGAATCAACCAATTTGTTTAGATACTTGCAGAATAGATCGACATGAATTTGGCAATCAGGATCATCCGGCTCGATTTTTTCAACATCGAAGGTTTCTCCAGTCGCAACTACTTCTTCAAGCACGGGCTTAAGCACATTGATCAGATAAGCACCTCCTTTCAGCCTAGAAAACATCGATAACGACCTTGTTGCACAGCTATTCCTTCTTAGGACATCCATATACCTAGTAGCGCGACTTATCTCATCAATAATAAGCTCGATAACTATTAGATGAGCAGCATTCTTTATGTCATATAATGTAACGAAGGAACCCGCCAAAGAGTCAATATCATTAGCGGGACAGACTCTTGCTGCCTTTGAAAGCAGCTTTGGATCCTCCACCGCCCTGTCTAAAAGGGTTTCTATGGCAGCACTTCTTTCTTCTTCTAGTCTTTTCTTAGTTACATCAAAATTTGAAACGATGTTAACGAACACCTTCAGGAAGGCTAACTTGATATTTCTGTTGGGCGAGTAGCCTATAGGAAGCGCATACTTGAAACCAACATCAACATTGTAATTCAGAAGGTTGGTCAATGAGGTGATAATATTGTCATTTAACATTCCAATCTTATGCCTTAATGTAGGAGGAAACTTCTTAATCCCAGTACTTTTTTCTAACCCTTTTAGCAATATGGTAAAATAGTTACCGAAAACAACTTCCTTTGATCTAGATAGCTCTTTTTCGGACATTGACTGCGGCGCTTCTAGGACCAAATCTTTCGTCAGGTAAGCCAGCGCTTTAGAAGACTCGATTGATGTGTCGATATACAAATAGTCCAGGTCTCGGCGCTGCAAGTCCATACTCCGATGCGGCTTTCCGAGATTCTCCAGATCATACTCTCTAAAAATTGTTGATTCAAACCACCGCATTGTCAGTCTTAACCACTTATTTTTTATTAGCATACAACCCGAAATACAGATTTTCTGTTCAGAATGTTCAAAGGATCTCAGCATTTTCGATATCTGGATTATAATTTTGTAGTACTTTGGCGAATCGCGGGGCATCAGCTCTATGATTTTAAAGATATCACCCAGGAGTTCAATCAAATCTAACGACACACATATTAAAACATCTGTATCATCATCCCGCTCCAATATAACCCTTATAACCAAAATTATCTGTTCCAAGAGAACATAGTGAAGCTCATTTTCCGGTTGGGTAATTTTGATATCGAACAAGTCCTTGGCCTTTTTCTTCAAATGCTTGAACAATAACGCAAACGCTAAAGGATGCAGTTCCGAACTGACAATATCCCTGGAGTTTTCCCTCGTGAGTAGGTCCTCGTTGTTGATCGACTGACACTGCTTGTAAATGAAATAATCAATTTTCTCAACCATAGAGTCCCTAACTTGATATAAGTAGGAGAATTTTTCCAAAATATCATCATCGGCGGCCAAAAACACGCCACAAGAAGCGGCAATAAACCCTGCACAGTTCCTGAAGTGATTCGATTCCGTATCGGAACGATGTTCTGCTGTCAGCAAAGAATACCAGTGATTATAAATCAGCCTCAAACTGTCATAAAGGATCCTGTCTGGATGTTTTATTCGTGCAAGGATATCAGACCTTAACCTGCGCTGGAAAGCAAGTGCACCTGTGGACAAATATGAATCGCGACCCATGGCTTTAATAAACTGCAAGTTGAATTGACCAGTAGTAACCCTATGTCCGTTGACAAGGTGATGATTCGCAATCTCTTTCTGGAATAGCCTAAAACCGATTTTTAGCAATCTGTGAATGTTAGGGTTATGAGAATACATCGAAACACATAACGCCCGACCAGTGGCACCACGAATAACGGGGAAAGTGTAGAGCTCCTCGTCACTTATCTTCGAAAGGATTCCCCGCTTCTCGAAGTATTTCACTATGGCCTGCCTAAATTCCCAAAAATCAGTTAGATAACCAAATATCTGCTCTCGTTTGGAGTCGGTAAGGGAAACATTAAACAAAGAAGCAGCTAGGAGCGCTATCAGATATCCATTCGCTTTAAAGACGGAGGGCATATACTTGTTGGCATGCTCACCTGCTAATTCATCAATACATGTGATCCCAACATAACAATAAGCTTTAACAGCGCTATGAGAGTCAGCTCCATCATCAATTAATGCCGCGAAGACAGGTTTAACAACGTCTTTGTAGTCATCTATATGCAGTGGCGATATCTTCTCCGCTTCCAAAACACTCATAGAGAAGTGCAAAACGGCCTTGTATATGGCATAGATATTCCCGATAATCTTGCGGACGATATAAAGGTTAGATGCATCTTTTCTGACTTCCTGTAGAGCCTCATTACCTACAAAAGAAGTCGACCTCATCAAATGCATAATGGAATCCTGAGATCCATACCTTCCTCTTGAAGACATTCGCAATGGAGGCCTCACTCCTCTATCCATACTCGCACGCATAGAATACTGTACTCTTTCCAAATCATGTGGCAAAGATGACGTGGTTGTGAGCCTACCATGAAGCGTAGGTTGCGGTGACCCAATAGACGGCCTTCTAATCCTCACTGCATCATGGTCGCTTTTGTTCGGGAAAATGAAAGGTGCAGAAGGAGTTTTTTCATTAAATGAACTTGAAGTGAAGGATGGTACTGATGGGGTTTGAGGAAAACTTTTCATTGATTCCTTTGGCACAAAGGCGTTCATGAACGCAGGTATACGAGGGTCACCATCATCAGAATCATCAATATTTAACTCATCAATTAATCGCCCCTCTAAAAGATCGTCAATAACAGCTGAAACAGACGATCTATCATCAAAGAGAGGGGAACCTTCAATGAGAACACATGAGAGACCATACGCGGTTCTTCTTAAAAGTCCTATGGTTGCAAGGAGGGTTTTAAATTCTGAAGGCATATTCCTTTGGACGCAGACATACGCTTTTAATCCTTCTGTTAGTATGTGAAGGTGCCCGAGGCTATTATTTCTCTGTTCCAGATATTCCTGTAGACGTAAATTAAATGCATCCGGTTCCAGCGAACAAGCAACGGGAAAGTAGTCTATCTGTAATGATGAGTGAAGAGTATAATGTCTGAAAAGACATTTTGCTATAAGCGGGTTCCTTCTCGCATTCTGTTCGCTGCAAAGCTGCAGACTATCACATAGTACCGGGAATAGCCGTCTGCTGAAATGAATTGAAGGTGCATCCTTCTCAAATTGGAACACAGAAGCCGCAAGACTAGATATTAGGATTAACGTGCGGAGGGAGTCAACAATTGCAGCATCAGAAACCGCATGGATTCCAGTTAAATTGTCCACTAACGCAGATAAGAATTTGACTTTGTGATGATTTGATGAATGCGTCGAGAATGCTGTTAACTTCTTGAAAGACTTCAAACGACGATGCTGAGAATGTCTTATTCGTTCATCTGAATTGACACTTGTTGTCCCAGAAGTCGTTGCATAAAGGGAATCAGTAATATCTTCTTTGGATTCGTTTAGATGAGGA encodes the following:
- the AVO1 gene encoding Avo1p (Syntenic homolog of Saccharomyces cerevisiae YOL078W (AVO1)), which gives rise to MDSAVAARLNRLRAGFLKGCPEEDQMKRVIKPYGDATTDEALRQLYVDREGHDLLVHLESPPISESYLGSMMPRTKKMSEERVGADEDKAESVVERSSRVLGARREDAAGAGLELPVLAVNGASEESFAGTSVSSTVSESKYDASQGPGKAKAVKGKSRFRSIFRKKSSTDALRVQGAPKGAPRRTSLYDSSFGFEGIIDEDDDEEDNEDLDAEANKRFFYMNGDLRDSIYPDVSNNSDEPKPKPIKKGNFLDNFSLNPQANIQNHDGRHVAGQKEEESSPPKLGKPRNPETEEDYIIDSFINQKDLEPLELTENPPHDADVRNTSAARASLRSDRPSYVEDADDDEAGGESGLASDAASSYGASLLYSDSSASDFRPNAVMDSSADTGMNPIEYLHYSVPSTRGFAIYTVADDSSSVVNKLSSANRFRGSDTPNSEFKDSGSTPLLSKDGNHSGVSDKKWSASLQPHSKSVRIRNSLPSFIMTGSIKSRAGRQYQHKRSTSDVNRASMQAFPEPLVIKKVNVSDGKPHKSHLSSLLQKTENKADINPLEYFASASGANLPRGSVLDLDVYIQLSKTYKKTPFSIRVKKTASVFETLGYALYCYVTKFRPGDLENDGLVIHEVENPNYFTLNIVDEDGEPFEDNFGLLERTQCIGTVSDNEVVICRVEDNEQFTKNDSMTPLPHDFVKRATTIAETTCRTTSVNNNPPASAMTTISKDDNLTFKVYMYPNTNPRASGTTINIPGYCKIYDLVLQCCKAKALDPTKYHLKPLGKNVLLDSNDLVNKLDGITSLELIKHKDSKSMAVEKLRQRRPSLPTIQGSYMFNELTLDLGDQFIRAGDTANTKREDMVPGQNGGSKTTNNANKKYHSIYKLGISRQHSLTAGHGAGIGGGIFRNKNSSKSSLTTNTQPPNVLAGGSSYKDMFAGAYYKYKVWRRQQVSFINKHERTLAIDGDYIYIIPPENGYHWHQETGKTKSFHISQVSLVKRSKRVPEYFKIFVIKPNNEKRYYFEAVSPEECVEIVTRLQNLSGAYKMNRKIK
- the IRA2 gene encoding Ras GTPase activating protein IRA2 (Syntenic homolog of Saccharomyces cerevisiae YOL081W (IRA2) and YBR140C (IRA1)), producing MVKNLICRIFNRLEQLLPTELNDFVYSEVERHPIFSNARLALLNAGVTQGLQLVVDPLLEVVERIAEKNRPESGSTSGISSAVATLSVMESYTEDVLHSLLVMLRLLNDIIEVTWQSYESNHAGDEAEPGREAGTVNGFYSTYKVGFATEKEWTHAMAPPALETTAAQQLLRISNRFKTRSQTLEILKKIANSLHRPETLNSRLKVPDTLHNERSQTRSELLDKIDDNCEALMKHVAASNPHEYHSYINTRIISPLLVTQTQNETDIATYLDAFSFYFITNKYLVSFLELVSKMVTYFKKSVYQEVLLKFVSQAMTTWILSRPQEYLDVIDRIKYHPEDQSTQLLIKEASFLFEEIYNSFSVTHILTESPTLQSTMSSPTSAGGSTSSIPGDGTSPAKGSNAAHSISSATIVITNSVDDPMRPSTVPDTGEHASNHPRMTGNPDNVENITHMSVLSFLSCMVMLHPGAFEEINNTSFRNIPDDPHLNESKEDITDSLYATTSGTTSVNSDERIRHSQHRRLKSFKKLTAFSTHSSNHHKVKFLSALVDNLTGIHAVSDAAIVDSLRTLILISSLAASVFQFEKDAPSIHFSRRLFPVLCDSLQLCSEQNARRNPLIAKCLFRHYTLHSSLQIDYFPVACSLEPDAFNLRLQEYLEQRNNSLGHLHILTEGLKAYVCVQRNMPSEFKTLLATIGLLRRTAYGLSCVLIEGSPLFDDRSSVSAVIDDLLEGRLIDELNIDDSDDGDPRIPAFMNAFVPKESMKSFPQTPSVPSFTSSSFNEKTPSAPFIFPNKSDHDAVRIRRPSIGSPQPTLHGRLTTTSSLPHDLERVQYSMRASMDRGVRPPLRMSSRGRYGSQDSIMHLMRSTSFVGNEALQEVRKDASNLYIVRKIIGNIYAIYKAVLHFSMSVLEAEKISPLHIDDYKDVVKPVFAALIDDGADSHSAVKAYCYVGITCIDELAGEHANKYMPSVFKANGYLIALLAASLFNVSLTDSKREQIFGYLTDFWEFRQAIVKYFEKRGILSKISDEELYTFPVIRGATGRALCVSMYSHNPNIHRLLKIGFRLFQKEIANHHLVNGHRVTTGQFNLQFIKAMGRDSYLSTGALAFQRRLRSDILARIKHPDRILYDSLRLIYNHWYSLLTAEHRSDTESNHFRNCAGFIAASCGVFLAADDDILEKFSYLYQVRDSMVEKIDYFIYKQCQSINNEDLLTRENSRDIVSSELHPLAFALLFKHLKKKAKDLFDIKITQPENELHYVLLEQIILVIRVILERDDDTDVLICVSLDLIELLGDIFKIIELMPRDSPKYYKIIIQISKMLRSFEHSEQKICISGCMLIKNKWLRLTMRWFESTIFREYDLENLGKPHRSMDLQRRDLDYLYIDTSIESSKALAYLTKDLVLEAPQSMSEKELSRSKEVVFGNYFTILLKGLEKSTGIKKFPPTLRHKIGMLNDNIITSLTNLLNYNVDVGFKYALPIGYSPNRNIKLAFLKVFVNIVSNFDVTKKRLEEERSAAIETLLDRAVEDPKLLSKAARVCPANDIDSLAGSFVTLYDIKNAAHLIVIELIIDEISRATRYMDVLRRNSCATRSLSMFSRLKGGAYLINVLKPVLEEVVATGETFDVEKIEPDDPDCQIHVDLFCKYLNKLVDSIVGSVADFPPEFFVICQSIYSSVKENFPDSAEIAVGSFIFLRFFCPALVSPDSEGITDPLYPKARRSFMILAKVIQNIANGSVSSLKWPALQSEVEFLKTISDRIFCYLKEISDPTRKVEIRTKPENRASVDDFHMLHRFLYYHGFEIRREFINDVKSAEDMGRLREFCRLADRLLSLLGQPRMEFKSAISPYIRDHMDTNPELYEFMSRHSLKNILPEDTPFVREGVSPDGFPIIVLTWHLCDRILKRESDALVFRIFQIYSKVWTTSHYCVIDCTGFDCQKYEEPVRKLSNLFYKLIPHDAAKNCTGFYYYNMTENLLDLWLPIFRDKARYLSGLKIPHHFINSNSPTKAISMLGLSDYSLEVYTDVRVTLHDASVYNSKDKKFYPVTLKIGNKHFQVIHDTPKSINLGIMETALDIYFNDVYDIAEIKSTGLSNEVGVPYEFTIIMDDGNKLIFTSTKCLEILKIFYYSQVRLEEEFRDDEFGVSSMAHDHNKRKDMTYTIGHILMIVFVGLTSEDDAAESVAYNLMAATQSTFDLDCGHKLTVPPEVYVSGDNSAFYNSILNTLAVTTPELCECIWTYALDLLENVLNKKQITALLIALSPWTKNLYEYVYLANDEEGPEITTQIIRRLIRITMKQELHSILYAQLIFSNILLEGDLTELLFDEVIHHCVDRASEGSEWKRIIVILTKVPTTEVCGLVLRKIQKISNSFLPTLQLETSTHSWSELIILVEVAVSLFFDSLLLAQLHLSEILCIVSLLIDVGPTELRSALHRLLMNVCHSFVNNERLYEPQKENLKKISITLSRQKLKFMFGFSQDKGRVLQNFSPSSFLTKFTTLEHFISNLLELMGNASVNHSTVLCWKTKYLKYIMDVVTNVESFLSSRAMMIIGIISKNGINDNLCYKLLRQTFRTLSVPWITEESIFYAISHIFAYSKIVNGLQPTSKLLPQMFWFSTTYIRSPKSMVYQGGLLLMMNSAQRMSLASGGENAPPLLSQLYKERQFVEAVMDEQGRVDGMRFTEANFIHILMAYLSKGLLIPFVRTTAVEALITFFRLTFHKSPYQADDNYLVFMFFIYLVQRPDHFNEMLNEMDPDSEIISLDDTTGIDSRLLSWMENGSDTALFALYQGAVYFSSRNSDEPGKVRFLLLLKHLVVKQPFMVFKVYNVIRDELGRINTYDVSNTNTVTVAFFVIRLMVVQKDYLKLDDIQQEMQNHLATRGLSGISDIDIDAAKKESELSPEKQIESILPRKVHALQIVDQMLSLSG
- the REX4 gene encoding putative 3'-5' exonuclease (Syntenic homolog of Saccharomyces cerevisiae YOL080C (REX4)), whose product is MVLSSNWSKLSKTQEKRVKKAEHGKSDGKSDGKTAGVGSRASGTPPETAQRRKSKAKTSKIMEMVAKMNREMANSRQNSAEKNEVQKGALEEKISVDMAQSGKAGKVGSVGKFVAMDCEFVGVGPDGKESVLARVSVVNYYGQEVLDLYVRPKEKVTDWRTWVSGITPAHMKQAVTLEEAQRRVAAMLKNRVLIGHGLHHDLEMLMVSHPKAQIRDTSMHGPFREKYGAGKTPSLKKLAREVLNIDIQGKEHSSVEDARAALLLYKSDKVEFERLHQQRFSRRKA